In Streptomyces sp. NBC_00704, a genomic segment contains:
- a CDS encoding trans-aconitate methyltransferase, translating into MRKTTATPADVARHVGGIPAQSGRGDSVSLAEAAPHAPHAGGAGAEADPESVIAGAGPVGRSGERPTVRLRDAGPDEQPRYAPEWLELREPADAAARSMELLDPLRIRLANMPGRSGLAIHDLGCGTGSMGRWLAPRLDGAQHWILHDRDPYLLHFAAVASPRAAADGSRVTVETRRGDVARLTPDALLGASLVTASALLDVLTREEVETLAAACAGAGCPALLTLSVAGRVELSAPDPLDDEIAAAFNDHQRRGGLLGPDAVTVACEAFADQGATVKVHPSAWQLGPQNVGLTAQWLRGWVGAAVEERPELAERAEPYLAARLAACAAGELRATVHHSDLLALARPTGGAG; encoded by the coding sequence GAAGACGACGGCGACCCCGGCCGACGTGGCACGGCACGTGGGCGGCATCCCGGCCCAGTCCGGCCGCGGCGACTCCGTCTCCCTGGCGGAGGCCGCGCCGCACGCGCCGCACGCCGGGGGCGCGGGCGCCGAGGCCGATCCGGAGTCGGTCATCGCCGGCGCCGGGCCGGTCGGCAGGTCCGGCGAGCGGCCCACCGTGCGGCTGCGCGACGCCGGACCGGACGAGCAGCCCCGCTACGCCCCCGAATGGCTCGAGTTGCGCGAGCCCGCCGACGCCGCCGCCCGGTCGATGGAACTGCTGGACCCGCTGCGGATCCGGCTCGCCAACATGCCGGGCCGCAGCGGTCTGGCCATCCACGACCTGGGCTGCGGCACCGGCTCCATGGGGCGCTGGCTCGCCCCCCGCCTGGACGGCGCCCAGCACTGGATCCTCCACGACCGCGACCCCTACCTGCTGCACTTCGCCGCCGTCGCCTCCCCGCGGGCGGCCGCCGACGGCAGCCGGGTCACCGTCGAGACGCGGCGCGGCGACGTCGCCCGCCTCACCCCGGACGCCCTGCTCGGCGCGTCGCTGGTCACCGCCTCCGCACTGCTCGACGTCCTCACCCGCGAGGAGGTCGAGACGCTCGCCGCGGCCTGCGCCGGAGCGGGCTGCCCGGCGCTGCTGACCCTGTCGGTCGCCGGCCGCGTCGAACTCAGCGCCCCCGACCCGCTGGACGACGAGATCGCCGCCGCCTTCAACGACCACCAGCGGCGCGGCGGCCTCCTCGGCCCCGACGCGGTCACGGTGGCCTGCGAGGCGTTCGCCGACCAGGGCGCGACCGTGAAGGTGCACCCCAGCGCCTGGCAGCTCGGCCCGCAGAACGTGGGTCTGACCGCGCAGTGGCTGCGCGGCTGGGTCGGCGCGGCCGTGGAGGAGCGCCCCGAGCTGGCCGAGCGCGCCGAGCCCTATCTCGCGGCACGGCTCGCGGCCTGCGCCGCCGGCGAACTGCGCGCCACCGTCCACCACAGCGACCTGCTGGCGCTGGCCCGGCCCACAGGCGGAGCCGGATGA
- a CDS encoding creatininase family protein — protein MSGSDIRSAAYGVMPTDTTEDVRARGAGVATQVAVLPVGSFEQHGAHLPLATDTLVACAIAREIAEAYPVHLLPPVTVACSHEHAAWPGTVSISSVTLHAVVRDIAASLRRSGVEALVVVNGHGGNYVLGNVVQESSAAGEPMALFPAPEDWETALERSGVSTSLLTDMHAGEIETSILLHAHPDVVRPGYESADFVADDRRHLLTLGMSAYTDSGVIGRPSLGSAEKGKELLASLADSFGAYFSLLTTPAPRTSAEGDAAGTAAAGDTASA, from the coding sequence ATGAGTGGTTCGGACATACGGTCGGCGGCGTACGGAGTGATGCCGACGGACACTACCGAAGACGTGCGGGCCCGGGGAGCCGGGGTCGCGACGCAGGTTGCGGTCCTTCCCGTCGGCAGCTTCGAACAGCACGGCGCACACCTGCCGCTGGCCACCGACACGCTGGTCGCCTGCGCCATCGCGCGGGAGATCGCCGAGGCGTACCCGGTGCACCTCCTCCCGCCGGTGACCGTCGCCTGCTCGCACGAGCACGCGGCCTGGCCGGGAACCGTCAGCATCTCCTCCGTGACCCTTCACGCGGTGGTACGGGACATCGCGGCGTCGTTGCGCCGCTCGGGCGTCGAAGCCCTGGTTGTGGTCAACGGACACGGCGGGAACTACGTCCTGGGCAACGTCGTCCAGGAGTCGTCCGCCGCGGGCGAGCCGATGGCGCTGTTCCCGGCCCCGGAGGACTGGGAGACGGCGCTGGAGCGGTCCGGGGTGTCGACCTCGCTGCTCACCGACATGCACGCCGGGGAGATCGAGACGTCGATCCTGCTGCACGCCCACCCCGATGTCGTCCGGCCCGGTTACGAGTCGGCCGATTTCGTCGCGGACGACCGCCGTCATCTGCTCACGCTGGGAATGTCCGCCTATACCGATTCGGGCGTCATCGGCCGTCCTTCCCTGGGGTCCGCGGAAAAGGGAAAGGAACTTCTCGCGAGCCTCGCGGATTCCTTCGGCGCGTATTTCTCGCTGCTGACCACGCCGGCCCCGCGGACCTCCGCGGAAGGGGACGCCGCGGGTACGGCGGCGGCCGGTGACACGGCCTCCGCGTAA
- the ribA gene encoding GTP cyclohydrolase II has product MTENLGVLGTKTPQRTGVERVVNAPLPTVYGKFQAIGYMDHDRGDEQVALVYGDIGAEDVLTRLHSECLTGDAFGSQHCECGDQLESALRSVVAEGRGVVVYLRGHEGRGIGLLGKLRAMALQAEGLDTVEANVALGFPVDARDYKVAADILRDLGVRSVRLMSNNPRKREALVDNGIRVAEEVPLLIEPCENNITYLRTKRERLDHRLPHLDAVAHWS; this is encoded by the coding sequence ATGACAGAAAACCTTGGCGTACTCGGCACGAAGACCCCGCAGCGCACCGGTGTGGAACGCGTGGTGAACGCCCCTCTGCCCACCGTTTACGGCAAATTCCAGGCGATCGGTTATATGGACCACGACCGCGGCGACGAACAAGTCGCCCTGGTCTACGGCGACATCGGCGCGGAGGACGTGCTGACCCGGCTGCACTCGGAATGCCTGACCGGAGACGCGTTCGGCTCCCAGCACTGCGAGTGCGGCGACCAGCTGGAGTCCGCGCTGCGGTCGGTGGTCGCGGAGGGCCGCGGCGTGGTCGTCTACCTGCGCGGGCACGAGGGCCGCGGCATAGGGCTGCTCGGCAAGCTGCGGGCGATGGCGCTCCAGGCGGAGGGTCTGGACACCGTCGAGGCCAACGTCGCCCTCGGGTTCCCGGTGGACGCCCGCGACTACAAGGTGGCCGCCGACATCCTGCGCGACCTGGGCGTGCGGTCGGTCCGCCTGATGTCGAACAACCCGCGCAAGCGCGAGGCGCTGGTGGACAACGGCATCCGGGTCGCCGAAGAGGTGCCGCTGCTGATCGAACCGTGCGAGAACAACATCACCTACCTGCGCACCAAGCGGGAGCGCCTGGATCACCGGCTGCCCCACCTGGACGCGGTGGCGCACTGGTCCTGA
- a CDS encoding serine hydrolase domain-containing protein encodes MALLRQEADPSEAGLDGKALERLDRHLARYVGEGRLPGFLLAVSRGGRVAHLTTHGLRDIAAGLPVEADTLYRIYSMTKPVTSVGALILMEEGRLGLDDPVADHLPAFADQRVYTGGSGADLSTRPVEQPVLVRHLMTHTAGLTFAFYRCHPVDGLYREAGLDSAVLPGSDLAGTVEAYARLPLQFEPGTQWNYSVATNVLGRVVEVVSGRPLDEFLAERVFRPLGMPDAGFQVNGEQAARLAELYGDADGGGIEPIAGLPLSGRPRFLSGSGGMVATAYDVHRFSEMLRRRGELDGVRLLAPETVDLMTRNHLPGGADLRTFGSRPAHDEPGNDGVGFGLGVSVVVDPSRTQAPGGLGTYGWSGVATTTFWVDPAHDVSVQFLTQLRPRKSLKLYPGLKRLVHEAITH; translated from the coding sequence ATGGCACTGCTGCGACAAGAGGCCGACCCGAGCGAGGCCGGGCTGGACGGGAAGGCGCTGGAGCGCCTCGACCGGCACCTCGCCCGGTACGTCGGCGAGGGGCGTCTGCCCGGGTTCCTCCTGGCGGTCTCACGCGGCGGCCGGGTCGCGCACCTCACCACGCACGGCCTCCGCGACATCGCCGCCGGACTGCCCGTGGAGGCCGACACCCTCTACCGGATCTACTCCATGACCAAGCCGGTGACCTCGGTCGGCGCGCTGATACTGATGGAGGAGGGCCGTCTCGGCCTCGACGACCCCGTGGCCGACCACCTCCCGGCCTTCGCCGACCAGCGCGTGTACACCGGCGGTTCGGGCGCGGACCTGTCCACCCGGCCGGTGGAACAGCCCGTGCTGGTACGTCATCTGATGACCCACACCGCGGGCCTGACCTTCGCGTTCTACCGCTGTCACCCGGTCGACGGCCTGTACCGCGAGGCCGGACTCGACTCGGCGGTGCTGCCGGGCTCGGACCTCGCGGGCACCGTCGAGGCCTACGCGCGCCTGCCGCTGCAATTCGAGCCGGGCACGCAGTGGAACTACTCGGTGGCCACGAACGTCCTGGGCCGGGTCGTCGAGGTGGTCTCCGGGCGGCCGCTGGACGAGTTCCTCGCCGAGCGGGTCTTCCGCCCGCTCGGCATGCCCGACGCCGGCTTCCAGGTGAACGGCGAACAGGCCGCCCGGCTGGCCGAGTTGTACGGGGACGCCGACGGCGGCGGCATCGAGCCCATCGCGGGCCTGCCCCTGTCCGGCCGCCCCCGGTTCCTGTCGGGCAGCGGCGGCATGGTCGCCACCGCCTACGACGTCCACCGGTTCAGCGAAATGCTGCGGCGGCGCGGCGAACTGGACGGCGTGCGCCTGCTCGCGCCCGAGACGGTCGACCTGATGACCCGCAACCACCTCCCCGGCGGCGCGGACCTGCGGACCTTCGGCAGCCGCCCCGCCCACGACGAGCCGGGCAACGACGGCGTCGGCTTCGGCCTCGGGGTGTCCGTGGTCGTCGACCCGAGCCGCACGCAGGCCCCCGGCGGTCTGGGGACGTACGGCTGGAGCGGCGTCGCCACCACCACCTTCTGGGTCGACCCCGCCCACGACGTCTCCGTCCAGTTCCTGACCCAGCTGCGCCCCCGGAAGTCCCTGAAGCTCTACCCCGGCCTCAAGCGACTGGTCCACGAGGCGATCACGCACTGA
- a CDS encoding MFS transporter, translated as MNRSLTLASSVAGAVIVALDGTVLTVARPALQHDLHASLTEAQWTGTGYLVAVAGLLVFAGRLGDRHGHRRVFAVGMLGFGAVSAALAVAPGVGWVIALRIVQGVFGALLQPATLGMLRASFPPDRLRTPIAVRTAAIGVAAAVGPVVGGALTTGFGWRAVFLVNVVPALLFGALALASREETRPSADAPLDLPGALLLAVTLACLVHTLVTLPGVTWSAPVALLAAVAFVRHERRAPAPLLPSAAALGRTGAGDGGPRPVGAALALLVLASAALNGAVFACVYLLQDGLGLTPLHSALLSLPLAVALVAAAPAAAVLLRRAGARATLTGATAVLAAGLVVLAAASAPAVFCAGFTLVGAGFGATMVAATHVVVKEAPAESAGVAGGMQQTAMNVGPALGVAAATVLMDLGAPRSPLWALACAAAAAPALCGALPGRARPAASARPAARPADCPAGHPAEGSDATHSDHGAQRGPHARYLRDDEVGGRPGG; from the coding sequence GTGAACCGTTCCCTGACGCTGGCGAGCAGTGTGGCGGGCGCGGTGATCGTCGCCCTGGACGGCACCGTGCTCACCGTCGCCCGGCCCGCCCTGCAACACGACCTGCACGCGTCGCTGACCGAGGCCCAGTGGACCGGCACCGGCTATCTCGTCGCGGTGGCCGGTCTGCTCGTGTTCGCCGGCCGGCTGGGCGACCGGCACGGGCACCGCCGCGTCTTCGCCGTCGGCATGCTCGGCTTCGGGGCCGTCTCGGCGGCCCTCGCGGTGGCGCCCGGCGTGGGCTGGGTGATCGCACTGCGCATCGTGCAGGGCGTGTTCGGGGCGCTGTTGCAGCCGGCCACGCTGGGCATGCTGCGGGCCTCGTTCCCGCCGGACCGGCTGCGCACGCCGATCGCGGTGCGCACGGCCGCCATCGGAGTGGCGGCGGCCGTCGGGCCCGTCGTCGGCGGGGCGCTGACCACCGGGTTCGGCTGGCGTGCGGTGTTCCTGGTGAACGTCGTGCCCGCGCTGCTGTTCGGGGCGCTCGCCCTCGCCTCACGGGAGGAGACCCGGCCGTCCGCCGACGCGCCGCTGGACCTGCCCGGCGCCCTGCTCCTCGCGGTGACGCTGGCCTGCCTGGTGCACACGCTGGTCACCCTGCCCGGCGTGACCTGGTCGGCCCCGGTCGCGCTCCTCGCCGCCGTCGCCTTCGTGCGGCACGAACGGCGCGCCCCGGCGCCCCTGCTGCCGTCGGCGGCGGCGCTCGGACGGACGGGGGCGGGCGACGGGGGCCCGCGCCCGGTCGGCGCCGCGCTCGCTCTGCTCGTCCTCGCGTCGGCGGCCCTGAACGGCGCGGTGTTCGCCTGCGTGTACCTCCTCCAGGACGGCCTGGGCCTCACCCCGCTGCACAGCGCGCTGCTGAGCCTTCCGCTGGCCGTGGCCCTGGTGGCCGCCGCCCCCGCCGCCGCGGTCCTGCTGCGCCGGGCCGGCGCGCGCGCCACGCTCACGGGGGCGACGGCCGTGCTCGCCGCGGGACTCGTCGTCCTCGCCGCGGCTTCGGCCCCGGCCGTCTTCTGCGCCGGATTCACGCTGGTGGGAGCCGGGTTCGGCGCGACGATGGTGGCGGCGACGCATGTCGTCGTCAAGGAGGCGCCGGCCGAGTCGGCCGGAGTGGCGGGCGGAATGCAGCAGACGGCGATGAACGTCGGGCCGGCGCTCGGCGTCGCGGCGGCGACCGTGCTCATGGACCTCGGCGCACCGCGTTCGCCCCTGTGGGCGCTGGCGTGCGCGGCCGCGGCCGCTCCGGCGCTCTGCGGGGCGCTCCCGGGGCGCGCACGCCCCGCCGCCAGCGCCCGCCCCGCTGCCCGCCCCGCCGACTGCCCCGCTGGTCACCCCGCCGAGGGAAGCGACGCAACGCACAGCGATCACGGGGCGCAAAGGGGTCCGCACGCGCGTTACCTGCGCGACGATGAGGTCGGAGGCCGTCCCGGCGGGTAG
- a CDS encoding TetR/AcrR family transcriptional regulator, whose translation MTTPEPEPAPQDAGLRTRLVDAGVDLVSREGAGALTLREIARRAGVSHGAPRRHFPTHLELLSAIAHRGFTDLAARVNALRGDGSTDDPRGQLTRLGDAYLRFALENAGMYELMFRHDLLESGHLRLRDTSLPLFGVLVELVGRVRPDADARAVAAALWANLHGIAQLWRWGSLQLVTGADDFAPLLRTALDAHLGPEDGR comes from the coding sequence ATGACAACTCCGGAGCCCGAACCCGCCCCTCAGGACGCCGGGCTGCGCACGCGACTGGTCGACGCCGGCGTGGATCTCGTGTCGCGGGAGGGCGCCGGGGCGCTGACCCTGCGCGAGATCGCACGGCGGGCGGGCGTCTCGCACGGAGCGCCCCGCCGCCACTTCCCCACCCACCTGGAACTGCTGTCGGCCATCGCGCACCGCGGCTTCACCGACCTGGCCGCGCGCGTGAACGCGCTCCGCGGCGACGGCAGCACGGACGACCCCCGCGGGCAACTCACCCGGCTCGGCGACGCCTACCTGCGCTTCGCCCTGGAGAACGCCGGGATGTACGAGCTGATGTTCCGTCACGATCTGCTGGAGAGTGGCCATCTGCGGCTGCGCGACACCAGCCTGCCGCTGTTCGGGGTGCTGGTGGAACTGGTCGGCCGCGTCCGCCCGGACGCCGACGCCCGCGCCGTCGCGGCCGCGCTGTGGGCGAACCTGCACGGCATCGCCCAGCTCTGGCGCTGGGGCAGTCTCCAACTCGTCACCGGGGCCGACGACTTCGCGCCGCTGCTGCGCACGGCACTGGACGCCCACCTGGGGCCGGAGGACGGCCGGTGA
- a CDS encoding membrane-associated oxidoreductase: MEIDDLTPAEARVWRAFATGATTDFREGAAGAPDPDRGPEPALRAAVLRALLLNGPREPGEVAALKVMGARITGELDLRYAVVDSVVRLNHCRFDAVPRLAGAQLNYLNLRDCVLPGLAAARSRIDGSLRLTRCRISGPVQLGGAQIAGALFVDRAEITTGDPAQPVLALHQLSVDDDLCARGLRTRGAIRLDGAAVAGSIDLEDAELSNPGGFALQAEALDVGANLTARRMRADGRIDLRGSRVPGRVDLLNTSLSNPGGTALRASSCVMGELWLREGPPIRGRLNLRRAEIGRLHLAPEKLPDQVGLLELTYTFLTPHEPAERRLPMLERDGDAFDPHSYEQLTAAYRTAGDDRAARRVQLAKQRRHRGTLPWYGRLWGRLQDAAVGYGFRPLRAAGWLLSLLAVGSIVYAGHHPPPLKADEAPPFSPVFYTLDLLLPVISFGQESAFAPTGWYQTLSYVLIVTGWVLASTVVAGVTRTVSRQ, encoded by the coding sequence ATGGAGATCGACGATCTGACACCGGCCGAAGCGCGAGTCTGGCGGGCCTTCGCCACGGGAGCGACCACCGACTTCCGCGAGGGCGCCGCCGGCGCGCCGGACCCCGACCGCGGTCCCGAACCGGCCCTGCGGGCGGCCGTGTTGCGCGCGCTGCTCCTCAACGGGCCCCGCGAACCGGGCGAGGTGGCGGCGCTCAAGGTCATGGGAGCGCGGATCACCGGCGAGCTGGATCTGCGGTACGCGGTCGTCGACAGCGTCGTGCGCCTCAACCACTGCCGCTTCGACGCCGTGCCGCGCCTGGCCGGCGCCCAGCTGAACTACCTGAACCTGCGCGACTGCGTCCTGCCCGGTCTCGCGGCCGCGCGCAGCCGGATCGACGGCAGTCTGAGGCTGACGCGCTGCCGGATCAGCGGGCCCGTGCAGCTCGGCGGGGCGCAGATCGCCGGTGCGCTCTTCGTCGACCGGGCCGAGATCACCACCGGGGACCCCGCGCAGCCGGTGCTCGCGCTCCACCAGCTCTCCGTCGACGACGACCTGTGCGCGCGGGGACTGCGCACGCGCGGAGCGATACGGCTCGACGGCGCCGCCGTGGCCGGCTCCATCGACCTGGAGGACGCCGAGCTGAGCAACCCCGGCGGCTTCGCCCTCCAGGCCGAGGCCCTCGACGTCGGCGCCAATCTGACGGCCCGGCGCATGCGCGCCGACGGCCGTATCGACCTGCGCGGCTCGCGCGTCCCCGGCCGGGTGGACCTGCTGAACACCTCCCTGTCCAACCCGGGCGGCACCGCCCTGCGGGCGAGCAGCTGCGTCATGGGCGAGCTGTGGCTGCGGGAGGGGCCGCCGATCCGGGGCCGGCTCAACCTGCGACGCGCCGAGATCGGCCGGCTGCACCTCGCGCCCGAAAAGCTGCCCGACCAGGTGGGGCTGCTGGAACTCACATACACGTTCCTCACTCCGCACGAGCCCGCCGAGCGGCGGCTGCCGATGCTGGAGCGCGACGGCGACGCCTTCGACCCGCACTCCTACGAACAGCTCACCGCCGCCTACCGGACCGCCGGCGACGACCGGGCCGCCCGGCGGGTCCAGCTCGCCAAGCAGCGCCGCCACCGCGGCACGCTCCCCTGGTACGGGCGGCTGTGGGGCCGCCTCCAGGACGCGGCCGTGGGCTACGGGTTCCGCCCGCTGCGCGCGGCCGGCTGGCTGCTGTCCCTGCTGGCCGTCGGCTCGATCGTCTACGCCGGGCACCACCCGCCGCCCCTGAAGGCGGACGAGGCGCCCCCGTTCAGCCCGGTCTTCTACACCCTCGACCTGCTGCTCCCGGTGATCTCCTTCGGGCAGGAGAGCGCGTTCGCGCCGACCGGCTGGTACCAGACCCTGTCGTACGTCCTCATCGTCACCGGCTGGGTCCTGGCCTCCACGGTCGTCGCCGGCGTCACCCGGACCGTCAGCCGCCAGTAA
- the gnd gene encoding phosphogluconate dehydrogenase (NAD(+)-dependent, decarboxylating) encodes MQLGLIGLGKMGGNMRERIRRAGHTVVGYDRNPDLSDVKDLAELVGRLEAPRTVWVMVPAGAATQSTVDELGELLEPGDVVVDGGNSRWTDDEKHAAELGAKGIGFVDAGVSGGVWGLENGYALMVGGEKEHVDRLQPVFDALKPEGPHGYVHAGKVGAGHFSKMVHNGIEYAMMQAYAEGWELLEKVDSVENVREVFRSWQEGTVIRSWLLDLAVNALDEDTHLDKLRGYAEDSGEGRWTVEAAIDNAVPLPAITASLFARFASRQDDSPQMKMIAALRNQFGGHAVESAQK; translated from the coding sequence ATGCAGCTGGGCCTGATCGGTCTGGGCAAGATGGGCGGCAACATGCGCGAGCGCATCCGCCGCGCCGGCCACACCGTCGTCGGCTACGACCGCAACCCCGACCTCTCCGACGTCAAGGACCTCGCCGAACTGGTCGGGCGGCTCGAGGCGCCGCGCACCGTCTGGGTGATGGTCCCGGCCGGCGCCGCCACCCAGTCGACCGTCGACGAGCTCGGCGAGCTGCTGGAGCCGGGCGACGTCGTCGTCGACGGCGGCAACTCCCGCTGGACGGACGACGAGAAGCACGCCGCGGAACTCGGCGCCAAGGGCATCGGCTTCGTCGACGCGGGCGTCTCCGGCGGCGTGTGGGGCCTCGAGAACGGCTACGCGCTGATGGTCGGCGGCGAGAAGGAGCACGTCGACCGCCTCCAGCCGGTCTTCGACGCGCTCAAGCCCGAGGGCCCCCACGGCTACGTCCACGCGGGCAAGGTCGGCGCCGGGCACTTCTCGAAGATGGTCCACAACGGCATCGAGTACGCCATGATGCAGGCCTACGCCGAGGGCTGGGAGCTGCTGGAGAAGGTCGACTCCGTGGAGAACGTCCGCGAGGTCTTCCGCTCCTGGCAGGAGGGCACGGTCATCCGGTCCTGGCTGCTGGACCTCGCCGTCAACGCCCTCGACGAGGACACCCACCTGGACAAGCTGCGCGGCTACGCCGAGGACTCCGGCGAGGGCCGGTGGACCGTCGAGGCGGCCATCGACAACGCCGTGCCGCTGCCCGCGATCACGGCCTCGCTGTTCGCCCGGTTCGCCTCCCGGCAGGACGACTCGCCGCAGATGAAGATGATCGCGGCGCTGCGCAACCAGTTCGGCGGCCACGCCGTGGAGTCGGCCCAGAAGTAG
- the pgi gene encoding glucose-6-phosphate isomerase, whose amino-acid sequence MSDTPKLTRRPEWTALEEHRATPSMQRPRLRELFDEDPSRAERYVVRVGDLRIDYSKHLITDETLALLRELAAATDVSGLRDAMFRGEKINVTEDRAVLHTALRAPRDAVIEVDGENVVPEVHAVLDRMSDFADRVRSGEWTGHTGRRIRNVVNIGIGGSDLGPAMAYEALRTFAARELTLRFVSNVDGADLHEALRDLDPAETLFIVASKTFTTIETITNATSARSWLLAGLGGDAKAVARHFVALSTNAGKVEEFGIDPDNMFGFWDWVGGRYSFDSAIGLSLMIAIGPDRFRELLDGFHVVDEHFRTAPPEDNAPLVLGLLGIWYSNFFGAETHAVLPYSHYLSKFTAYLQQLDMESNGKSVDRDGDRVQWSTGPVVWGTPGTNGQHAYYQLIHQGTRLIPADLIGFARPAAELSEELAAQHDLLMANLFAQGQALAFGKTADEVRAEGVPEEQVPHRTFLGNHPTTTILAPELTPSVLGQLIALYEHKVFVQGSVWNIDSFDQWGVELGKVLAKRVEPALAEGAEVPGLDPSTSALVAAYRELRK is encoded by the coding sequence ATGTCTGACACCCCCAAGCTCACCCGCCGGCCCGAGTGGACGGCACTGGAAGAGCACCGCGCCACGCCGTCCATGCAACGCCCGCGGCTGCGCGAGCTGTTCGACGAGGACCCCTCGCGCGCCGAGCGGTACGTCGTGCGGGTCGGCGATCTGCGCATCGACTACTCCAAGCACCTGATCACCGACGAGACCCTCGCCCTGCTGCGCGAACTCGCCGCCGCCACCGACGTGTCCGGCCTCAGGGACGCCATGTTCCGCGGCGAGAAGATCAACGTCACCGAGGACCGGGCCGTGCTGCACACCGCGCTGCGCGCCCCGCGCGACGCGGTGATCGAGGTCGACGGCGAGAACGTGGTGCCCGAGGTGCACGCGGTGCTGGACCGGATGAGCGACTTCGCGGACCGGGTGCGCTCCGGCGAGTGGACCGGGCACACCGGCAGGCGCATCCGCAACGTCGTCAACATCGGCATCGGCGGCTCCGACCTCGGCCCGGCGATGGCCTACGAGGCGCTGCGCACCTTCGCGGCGCGCGAGCTGACGCTGCGCTTCGTGTCGAACGTGGACGGCGCCGACCTGCACGAGGCCCTGCGCGACCTGGACCCGGCGGAGACGCTGTTCATCGTCGCGTCCAAGACGTTCACCACGATCGAGACCATCACCAACGCGACCTCCGCGCGCTCCTGGCTGCTCGCGGGGCTCGGCGGCGACGCCAAGGCGGTCGCGCGGCACTTCGTGGCGCTGTCCACGAACGCCGGCAAGGTGGAGGAGTTCGGCATCGACCCGGACAACATGTTCGGGTTCTGGGACTGGGTCGGCGGCCGCTACTCCTTCGACTCGGCCATCGGCCTCTCCCTGATGATCGCCATCGGCCCGGACCGCTTCCGGGAGCTGCTCGACGGGTTCCACGTCGTCGACGAGCACTTCCGCACCGCCCCGCCCGAGGACAACGCCCCGCTCGTCCTGGGCCTGCTGGGCATCTGGTACAGCAACTTCTTCGGCGCCGAGACGCACGCGGTCCTCCCGTACAGCCACTACCTGTCGAAGTTCACCGCCTATCTGCAACAGCTGGACATGGAGTCCAACGGCAAGTCGGTGGACCGCGACGGCGACCGGGTCCAGTGGTCGACCGGCCCGGTGGTCTGGGGCACGCCCGGCACCAACGGGCAGCACGCCTACTACCAGTTGATCCACCAGGGCACCCGGCTGATCCCGGCCGACCTGATCGGGTTCGCGCGTCCGGCGGCCGAGCTGAGCGAGGAACTCGCCGCCCAGCACGACCTGTTGATGGCGAACCTGTTCGCGCAGGGGCAGGCGCTCGCCTTCGGCAAGACCGCCGACGAGGTGCGCGCGGAGGGCGTGCCCGAGGAGCAGGTGCCGCACCGCACCTTCCTGGGCAACCACCCCACCACCACGATCCTGGCCCCCGAGCTGACCCCGTCGGTCCTCGGTCAGCTCATCGCCCTCTACGAGCACAAGGTGTTCGTCCAGGGTTCGGTGTGGAACATCGACTCCTTCGACCAGTGGGGCGTGGAGCTGGGCAAGGTCCTCGCCAAGCGCGTCGAGCCCGCGCTCGCCGAGGGCGCCGAGGTGCCCGGCCTCGATCCCTCCACCTCCGCCCTCGTCGCCGCCTACCGCGAACTCAGGAAGTAG